A window of Sutcliffiella cohnii contains these coding sequences:
- a CDS encoding IS256 family transposase, translating to MSHFNTDKLDLATILKISMQDLLKEKIETILREEIKSVLENEPVGEGNSRNGYYPRTLDTMYGRVEDLAVPRDRKGEFTTNMFEPYQRRMVAVDELVVQLYQHGVGVRQVGSILKNLLGEQYSPGTISNITSAVMEDVIEWQNRPLKKRYCALFLDALFVKIRRDTVAQEAVYIVLGITPEGHREILGFYVGGIESSNGWKEILQDLRNRGVQEVLLGVFDGLTGLEEAFRSIFPKADVQRCVIHKVRSTMNKARKKDQAELSTDLKKVYTSSTYVEAEKAFGELREKWKKRYSREIASWEEDLPVLLTFLRYPEEIQKYIYTTNLIERTIKEIRKRLKTMNSLPNIEAAEKITYLTSIDYNERWSRRKLSGFGLAHDQILKMFEEQYPKA from the coding sequence ATGTCCCATTTTAACACAGATAAATTAGATTTAGCCACTATCTTAAAAATTTCCATGCAGGATCTCCTAAAGGAGAAAATAGAAACTATCTTGCGCGAGGAGATCAAGAGTGTACTAGAGAACGAACCTGTCGGAGAAGGAAATTCCCGTAATGGATACTATCCGAGGACTCTCGACACTATGTATGGCCGCGTTGAAGATCTGGCTGTTCCCCGCGATCGTAAAGGTGAGTTCACGACTAATATGTTTGAGCCTTATCAAAGGCGAATGGTTGCAGTAGATGAGCTCGTTGTTCAACTTTATCAACACGGGGTTGGAGTCCGTCAGGTAGGGAGTATCTTGAAAAACTTGCTTGGGGAACAATATTCCCCTGGCACCATATCGAATATCACATCTGCCGTGATGGAGGATGTGATTGAATGGCAGAACCGCCCTTTAAAGAAGCGCTATTGTGCTTTATTTCTTGATGCTTTGTTTGTAAAGATTCGTAGAGATACAGTAGCCCAAGAAGCTGTCTATATTGTTCTAGGAATTACTCCGGAAGGCCACAGGGAAATCCTTGGTTTTTATGTCGGAGGAATAGAATCTTCAAATGGTTGGAAGGAAATCCTCCAGGACCTGCGCAACAGAGGAGTACAGGAAGTACTGCTAGGCGTTTTTGACGGACTGACTGGTCTCGAAGAGGCATTTCGTTCCATCTTTCCAAAAGCTGATGTTCAACGTTGTGTAATACACAAGGTCCGTTCCACTATGAATAAAGCACGTAAGAAGGATCAAGCTGAGCTAAGTACTGATTTAAAAAAAGTCTATACATCAAGCACATACGTAGAAGCTGAAAAAGCGTTCGGAGAGCTCAGGGAGAAATGGAAAAAGCGCTACAGTCGAGAAATAGCTTCCTGGGAAGAAGACCTTCCAGTACTCTTAACCTTTTTACGCTACCCTGAGGAAATCCAAAAGTACATCTACACTACAAATCTTATTGAGCGTACCATTAAGGAAATCCGCAAGAGGTTAAAAACCATGAATAGCCTGCCGAACATTGAAGCAGCTGAAAAGATTACGTACCTGACCTCTATCGACTATAACGAGCGCTGGTCAAGAAGAAAACTAAGTGGATTCGGCCTAGCTCATGATCAAATTTTAAAAATGTTTGAGGAGCAGTATCCCAAAGCCTAA